The DNA sequence CACCCCATTCCACGGGACATTCTCAAGGCGATTATCTGCAATGTACTGTAAAAAGAAAAGTAGCAAGGGAGAAGGTCAATTACAAGACAGAAAACTGGCATGCAAGGAATAGAAAATTTACTGAACTGGAATGGCAGAAATTGAGGTGGTGTAATCGACACTTACACTATCATGAGTTTCTCCTGGAAGTCCATTCAAAGAGGGGAATGCGTCCCTATCAAGTGAAAAAACCTTACTGATTGCCTGCAGATCAAGAAACTGCATGGTCAGCATGGAGATAACAACATGAGAATGCAATAAAACAGAATACCACAAGCACTTAGTACCTCTGTAGCATTCCTAACTTTCTTTCTGGACATATTCAGACTTTCTGCGATTCTCTGATATTGAAATGTAATACAAGAATCACATATCAGCCAAGAGAGCAGAGTGATAAATCAACATTGTCACTGTAAGTAAAAACATTTGAAACTTATGGTTACTGGCATCAGCATGTTCACGGATTTTTTGTGAGCAAAGCAATTGCTTTCTGAAGATAATAACAAAAGACTTACATCAATTGATGGAGCTATTCCTTTCTCTTCCAGTCTAATTTTTGCATTTCTGATTAAACCTAACCTCTCGTGCAAATGTGTTGGCAGTCTCAAGGTTTTGGAATTTTCAACGAGTGCTCTTGACACACCCTGAGAATACAAGGAAAAAGTAACCATGGTTAGTTTAGCCAATCAGTCAATTTTGCACGTCAACAGTAAGTTATTTACCATTTCAAGGGGAAGTATTGGCATTACCTGACGTATCCACCAGTAAACATAAGTAGAAATTTTGAACCCCTTTGAAGAATCAAATTTCTCAATTCCATGCAACAGTCCGATGAACCCACCCTACATAAGAGACGGTGAACTTCTCATATGAGATTCCAATAAAATTCTGTCTTACTGTTGTTTGGGTCTATATATTGGGGTCTCACATATGAAGTAACAAGAGAAAAAATAACCTGGATTAGGTCAGCCATTTCAGCACCCATATTATCATATTTTTGAGCAATGGACATGACCAGACGAACATTGCTCATTGCCAGCTTCTCTCTTGCCAAAGAACATTCGATCAACTTTGACAGTAATTCAGCACGGGAAATCCTCAATGAAGTTGCAAGTTGTTTATCAGAGGGCTCACATCCCAGTCTCTCCTTCAGTCTGGAgatccaaatgcaaagattagGATTAGAAACAACCAGATAGCAACAAACTTTTTCTTTCGGAAGGAGCCAGTCTCCATAAAGGTCAACTTACTCGAaagaataatttaattaaaacattaagaaaaatatatactCCAACCAATTACCTCATACACCCACACTCCTCACCCAGTAAAAAGTAGAACTACCTGCTCATTGTGAAGAAGCCTAACTTGGCAAGTTGAAAAGGGTTTTGTAAACAACATACTTTCTACATTATATCTAGTTTTTAACCAATAAATCAATGTTTCAGCACTTGTTCTGCAATCACTCTCAATGTCTTGTCATGGACATTGACCCACTTAATTTAGTACTTATGATTCATAGAACATGGAAAGTTATTAAGTGTTATAACCTTGATTTATGCTCCTCGACAGAGAGGccaattttaattttccttgaCAGGCGTACAACCTCATTGTGAGTCAGCAAATCCTCACTAAGAACACCCTTCGCATAACCCTTTAAACGATTCTGAAGCAGCTCTGGACTCATGACTGGCCTCAATGGCTTATTGGTGCTAGGTTGCGTTAAACAACGATTTGCACTGAAAGCATTCCTCCTAGTACTCATTCTCCTGCGGCGAGCGGATACCCCAGAACAAGTGACTGGTATCCTCTTGTTCGTTGCTGTTTTTATTGTTGAATCCATAAATACTTTTTTCTCAAAAGAAAGATTCCATTGCTTTTCGAGCATAGACTTCTGTAGCAAAAGAAGTGCGTCCACTGAATATTCAAGACCAGAGCTTTCCTCCTCCAGGTCGTTGAAGCTGTGAAACCATTGCTGTGCGGTTGAGGAAGGACCAGAGGCAGCATCTACACGTTCTTTGAGAGCCCTACTGGAGTGGTCGGGTCGATTGGAAGACGGAAATCTAGAACTGGTGTAGTTGGAATTAGACTTTCTGGCAGTGACAAGATTCTTTGTTGACGAGAAATGGCAATGTAAGAATGCGTGGTCATTGAGATGAAAGAGTTTTTCTGTGATATCTGAATTAtaagaggaggaggaattcAAGAGCATCTTCCCCGTAGTAAGGCCAATAACAGCAGCTATGGCCATCATATGCCTTTTCCTTGTGTGTAAACAATTACCATAACAGTAACAGTTGCTGTATTATTTTATGAATATGATGtatctctatatatgtatgtatgtagatATAGCTTGAGTAACCCAAGAGTAAGAGCAAGAGCGGATTGATTAAGTTGTTGTAGGATCTGCCACAAATCAATTAGTAAGATTTGCATTAGTAAACGAAGAACTACTAGTATGACTATGAGTAATATTAAGTACGAAGTTGAAGGCAATGATTGAACAAACGAACAGAAGAATACATGAATCATTCACGTAGattaaaatagaaaagaaaagggagaaGCAAAAAGCGACGGATTGGATGAAAGCACAAGAGCGAGAAAGTACGTATGTATATGTGGAACTGAACTAAAATTGCAATTCCCCAATCCAGTCCAATACCCATGATGCTATGATGAGGCCATGGATAGAAAGTTgaaacagaaagaaaataaacaaaattattgCAAGCTATCAA is a window from the Pyrus communis chromosome 16, drPyrComm1.1, whole genome shotgun sequence genome containing:
- the LOC137720972 gene encoding RNA polymerase sigma factor sigA-like, with translation MMAIAAVIGLTTGKMLLNSSSSYNSDITEKLFHLNDHAFLHCHFSSTKNLVTARKSNSNYTSSRFPSSNRPDHSSRALKERVDAASGPSSTAQQWFHSFNDLEEESSGLEYSVDALLLLQKSMLEKQWNLSFEKKVFMDSTIKTATNKRIPVTCSGVSARRRRMSTRRNAFSANRCLTQPSTNKPLRPVMSPELLQNRLKGYAKGVLSEDLLTHNEVVRLSRKIKIGLSVEEHKSRLKERLGCEPSDKQLATSLRISRAELLSKLIECSLAREKLAMSNVRLVMSIAQKYDNMGAEMADLIQGGFIGLLHGIEKFDSSKGFKISTYVYWWIRQGVSRALVENSKTLRLPTHLHERLGLIRNAKIRLEEKGIAPSIDRIAESLNMSRKKVRNATEAISKVFSLDRDAFPSLNGLPGETHDSYIADNRLENVPWNGVDALALKDEVNKLINMMLGDREREIIRLYYGLDNEGLTWEDISKRIGLSRERVRQVGLVALEKLKHGARKNEMEALLVEH